Proteins encoded within one genomic window of Bacillus sp. 1NLA3E:
- the mbcS gene encoding acyl-CoA synthetase MbcS, which yields MGRGELIAPQQYNLVSEVERFAEDAKKLALRWENETGETKEVTYKELIANANRVGNLFQQNGIKKGDVVLVMVPRLIEAYQIYLGALKAGIVVIPSSEMLRAKDLKYRITHGDVKAVVCYYPYLDQFTDLPEAENLKKFVIGADAKNWINVNQQLTEVSDIFELADTTSSDMAFLSYTSGTTGNPKGVVHTHGWAYAHLRTAAKNWLGIDEGDRVWATASPGWQKWIWSPFLSILGTGATGIVYNGRFEPQKYLQLLEKYQINALCCTPTEYRIMAKVDNLDEYKLPHLHSAVSAGEPLNREVIETFNRHFNIDVRDGYGQTENTLLIGVTKGMALRPGSMGKPTPGNKIEIIDENGDPCVVGEVGDIAVHVESPALFKEYYKDPERTAMQFRGEYYITGDKAKKDEDGYFWFEGRGDDIIISSGYTIGPFEVEDALVKHPFVKECAVVASPDEIRGNIVKAFIVLKDGINPSDPSLVSNLQEHVKELTAPYKYPRAIEFLAELPKTTSGKIRRIELRKQELEAFSAQS from the coding sequence ATGGGTAGAGGAGAATTAATCGCGCCGCAGCAATATAACTTAGTTAGTGAGGTCGAAAGATTTGCAGAAGATGCCAAGAAGCTTGCACTTAGATGGGAAAATGAAACAGGGGAAACAAAGGAAGTTACATATAAGGAATTAATAGCTAATGCAAATAGAGTAGGAAATCTCTTTCAACAAAATGGGATAAAAAAAGGCGATGTGGTCCTTGTTATGGTACCGCGTTTAATCGAGGCATATCAGATTTATTTGGGTGCTCTTAAAGCGGGGATCGTCGTCATCCCAAGTTCAGAAATGTTACGGGCAAAAGACCTTAAATATCGAATTACACATGGGGATGTTAAAGCTGTTGTATGTTATTACCCATATTTGGATCAATTTACTGACTTGCCAGAGGCTGAAAATCTTAAAAAGTTTGTAATTGGAGCAGATGCTAAAAATTGGATTAATGTAAATCAGCAATTAACTGAGGTATCTGATATTTTCGAATTAGCAGATACTACTTCTAGTGATATGGCCTTTTTATCTTATACTTCAGGAACAACTGGAAATCCAAAAGGGGTAGTCCATACACATGGCTGGGCATATGCACATTTACGAACAGCCGCTAAGAACTGGCTCGGTATTGATGAAGGGGACAGGGTCTGGGCAACAGCAAGTCCTGGTTGGCAAAAGTGGATTTGGAGCCCGTTTTTATCCATATTAGGTACAGGTGCGACTGGAATCGTCTATAACGGAAGATTTGAGCCGCAAAAATACTTGCAGCTTCTTGAAAAATACCAAATAAATGCTTTATGCTGTACCCCAACTGAGTATCGTATAATGGCTAAGGTTGATAATCTTGATGAATATAAATTACCACACTTGCATAGTGCCGTTTCTGCAGGGGAGCCTCTAAATCGGGAGGTAATTGAGACATTTAATCGTCATTTTAATATTGATGTAAGAGATGGATATGGACAAACAGAAAACACTCTATTAATCGGTGTAACAAAGGGAATGGCGCTTAGACCAGGCTCAATGGGAAAACCGACTCCTGGAAACAAAATCGAAATTATCGATGAAAATGGTGATCCGTGTGTTGTAGGAGAAGTAGGAGATATTGCAGTTCATGTAGAAAGTCCAGCATTGTTTAAAGAGTATTATAAAGATCCAGAAAGAACAGCGATGCAGTTCCGCGGTGAATATTATATTACTGGTGATAAAGCGAAGAAGGATGAGGATGGCTATTTCTGGTTTGAGGGCCGTGGTGACGATATCATTATCAGCTCAGGATATACAATTGGACCTTTCGAGGTTGAAGATGCGCTTGTTAAACATCCTTTTGTAAAAGAATGTGCCGTTGTAGCAAGTCCGGATGAGATTCGAGGAAATATCGTAAAGGCATTCATTGTGTTAAAAGATGGGATTAATCCGAGTGATCCTAGTCTTGTATCGAATCTTCAGGAACATGTAAAAGAATTAACAGCACCTTATAAATATCCGCGTGCAATTGAATTTTTAGCTGAGCTTCCGAAAACTACATCAGGAAAAATTCGCCGAATTGAATTACGCAAACAAGAATTAGAAGCATTTAGTGCTCAATCGTAA
- a CDS encoding DUF3888 domain-containing protein codes for MVVNGKTETINEADTELCETVKMALISSLREPVDKAIVEIYKDDEDVPEGLTWASYDTEILKIKQLYGISGIYEITLKVYPYYRAHMG; via the coding sequence TTGGTAGTAAATGGAAAAACAGAAACAATAAATGAAGCCGATACGGAATTATGCGAAACGGTTAAAATGGCACTTATAAGTAGCCTAAGAGAACCAGTAGATAAAGCAATTGTTGAAATCTACAAAGACGATGAAGATGTACCTGAAGGTCTCACTTGGGCTTCATATGACACAGAAATCCTTAAAATAAAACAGTTATATGGAATTAGTGGAATATATGAAATAACGCTTAAAGTCTACCCTTACTATCGTGCTCATATGGGTTAA
- the ezrA gene encoding septation ring formation regulator EzrA, with protein sequence MGFVIGTIVIVLSILLLGYFTRKKYYKEIDRLESWKIDILNRPVLEEMSKVKQLNMTGQTEELFDQWRKEWDEIVGGQLPNIEDFLFDSEEYIDKLRFNKAKEVQVKIETILTDIEEKIKKILSELKELIGSEQKNHEEIEELMKVYRDCKKALLAHRHTFGHAVESFEKQLDNLLVKFQVFEEKTENGDYLEAREVVLLIKDTLMRITNKMQVIPGLFIDCQTGLPMQINELKDGYQEMAEEGYCLEHLQFEKEIVRLEAEIQKFLSLLEQTEVDEVVTGIETVKEEIELLYVLLEKEVLAKHYIHQHKDETKSLLTDAVDNSRILKEETELVQQIYHLSETELEAQKKSEKQLAQLMKRFEILEASLTHPEFAQTQLSEDLCEMQEMIQKLEQEQKDYREILGALRKDELAAREKVQELKKSIGEMIRTISKSKIPGLPKEYEFLLDDAKESIQTVMEKLSEKPLDIPIVQHFLDIAVNVVEELISTTKEILENVILAEKVIQYGNRYKSKYSSVAEGLYEAELAFRDFDYKSALEQAATTIEKVEPGAIKKIEKMLSEEMQSEEI encoded by the coding sequence ATGGGATTTGTGATCGGTACGATTGTGATTGTGCTTAGTATATTATTGTTGGGGTATTTTACAAGGAAGAAATATTATAAAGAGATAGATCGGCTTGAAAGTTGGAAAATTGATATTTTAAACCGTCCCGTTCTTGAAGAAATGTCAAAAGTGAAACAATTAAATATGACTGGTCAAACAGAAGAACTCTTCGACCAGTGGCGTAAAGAATGGGATGAAATTGTTGGTGGACAGCTTCCAAATATTGAGGATTTTTTATTTGATTCGGAAGAGTATATTGATAAGTTACGCTTCAATAAGGCAAAAGAAGTTCAAGTGAAAATCGAAACAATCCTTACGGACATTGAAGAAAAAATTAAAAAAATACTGTCTGAATTGAAGGAACTTATTGGAAGTGAACAAAAAAATCATGAAGAAATTGAAGAATTAATGAAAGTGTACCGGGATTGTAAAAAGGCATTATTAGCTCATCGCCATACATTCGGTCATGCTGTAGAATCTTTTGAAAAACAATTAGATAATTTGTTAGTTAAATTTCAAGTGTTTGAAGAGAAAACGGAAAATGGAGATTATCTAGAGGCCCGTGAGGTTGTATTATTAATTAAAGATACTTTAATGAGAATTACTAACAAAATGCAAGTGATACCAGGACTGTTTATAGATTGTCAAACAGGTTTGCCTATGCAAATTAATGAATTAAAGGACGGCTATCAAGAAATGGCTGAAGAGGGCTATTGCCTTGAGCATTTGCAATTTGAGAAAGAGATCGTTAGGTTAGAGGCGGAGATTCAAAAGTTTTTATCTCTTCTGGAACAGACAGAAGTTGATGAGGTAGTAACTGGAATTGAGACGGTAAAAGAGGAAATTGAGTTATTATATGTTTTGCTAGAGAAGGAAGTCCTTGCTAAGCACTATATTCACCAACATAAAGACGAAACGAAATCTCTTTTAACTGATGCTGTAGACAACAGTAGGATCTTGAAGGAAGAAACTGAGTTAGTACAGCAAATTTACCATTTGTCAGAAACGGAACTTGAAGCTCAGAAAAAATCGGAAAAGCAACTTGCTCAGCTTATGAAGCGGTTTGAAATACTTGAAGCGAGTTTAACCCATCCAGAATTTGCGCAAACTCAGCTTTCGGAGGATCTTTGTGAAATGCAGGAGATGATTCAAAAGCTTGAGCAAGAGCAAAAAGATTATCGGGAAATTTTGGGTGCACTAAGAAAAGATGAATTAGCAGCACGTGAAAAAGTCCAAGAGCTCAAAAAGAGTATTGGTGAAATGATTAGAACGATTTCAAAAAGTAAAATACCTGGTTTACCTAAGGAATATGAATTTTTGTTAGATGACGCGAAGGAAAGTATCCAAACTGTTATGGAAAAACTTTCTGAAAAACCTCTTGATATACCCATTGTTCAACATTTTTTAGATATAGCTGTAAATGTAGTGGAAGAATTAATTAGTACAACTAAAGAGATTTTAGAAAATGTGATATTGGCAGAAAAAGTTATTCAATATGGAAACCGCTATAAAAGTAAATATTCGTCAGTGGCTGAAGGCTTATATGAAGCAGAGCTTGCATTTAGAGATTTTGACTACAAATCAGCACTTGAACAGGCTGCAACAACAATCGAAAAGGTTGAACCTGGTGCAATTAAAAAAATTGAAAAAATGCTATCAGAAGAAATGCAATCAGAAGAAATCTAA
- the thiI gene encoding tRNA uracil 4-sulfurtransferase ThiI has translation MKYDRIIIRYGEISTKGRNRNLFIDKLRKSIKPLLNNTPNAKIDASRDRMYILLNGENGDAIIEGLKEIFGIQSFSPAIKVEKDVEMMKDAALALFKRVYVEGKTFKITGKRADKSFPLTSEDINQEFSAHILQNMDDLKVNVRTPDINLLIEVRSEAAYLSCETIRGAGGLPVGSSGKAMLMLSGGIDSPVAGYLAMKRGLEIEAVHFFSPPFTSERSKQKVIDLVEKLAKVSGFINLHIVPFTEIQQLIQRQIPENYSMTSTRRMMLRITDEIRKNREGLAIITGESLGQVASQTIESMFAINEVTNTPILRPLITVDKHDTIEIAQQIDTYDISIRPFEDCCTVFVPSSPKTKPKREKVQHYESFTDFEPYIEKAVKDTETIRIKIGHVNHNMSVEDLF, from the coding sequence ATGAAATATGATCGGATTATTATTCGTTATGGTGAAATTTCTACAAAAGGTAGAAATCGTAATTTGTTTATTGATAAATTAAGAAAAAGTATTAAACCGTTGTTAAACAATACGCCAAACGCAAAAATAGATGCAAGTCGAGATCGAATGTATATTTTGTTGAATGGCGAAAACGGGGATGCAATAATTGAGGGACTAAAAGAGATATTTGGGATTCAATCTTTTAGTCCAGCTATAAAAGTTGAAAAAGATGTCGAAATGATGAAAGATGCAGCATTGGCTCTTTTCAAACGAGTATACGTGGAAGGAAAAACTTTTAAAATTACTGGTAAACGTGCAGATAAGTCGTTTCCGCTTACAAGTGAGGATATTAATCAAGAGTTTAGCGCCCATATATTACAAAACATGGATGACTTAAAGGTAAACGTAAGAACACCTGATATTAATTTGCTCATCGAGGTACGAAGTGAAGCAGCCTATCTATCATGCGAAACAATTCGTGGTGCCGGTGGACTTCCAGTTGGTTCGAGTGGGAAAGCAATGCTCATGTTATCGGGGGGAATCGACAGTCCTGTTGCAGGTTACTTAGCGATGAAAAGGGGATTGGAAATTGAAGCTGTTCATTTCTTTAGCCCACCATTTACAAGTGAACGGTCAAAGCAAAAGGTGATTGATCTCGTAGAAAAATTGGCTAAAGTCAGTGGTTTTATTAATCTGCATATTGTCCCTTTTACAGAGATTCAACAATTAATTCAGAGGCAAATTCCAGAAAACTATTCGATGACCTCGACAAGACGAATGATGCTGCGAATAACGGATGAAATACGAAAAAATCGTGAAGGTTTGGCCATTATTACTGGTGAAAGCCTTGGACAGGTTGCCAGTCAAACAATTGAGAGCATGTTTGCCATCAATGAAGTGACGAACACACCTATCCTGCGTCCTTTGATTACCGTTGATAAGCACGATACAATTGAAATTGCTCAACAAATTGATACGTACGATATTTCAATTCGCCCGTTTGAGGATTGCTGTACTGTTTTTGTTCCTTCATCACCAAAAACAAAACCAAAACGTGAAAAGGTCCAACACTATGAAAGTTTTACAGACTTTGAACCCTATATTGAAAAAGCTGTAAAAGATACAGAAACAATCCGAATAAAAATCGGTCACGTAAACCATAATATGTCAGTAGAGGATTTATTCTAA
- a CDS encoding alpha/beta-type small acid-soluble spore protein gives MANNNNSNQLLVPGVEQALNQMKYEIATEFGVNLGADTTSRANGSVGGEITKRLVSMAQQQLSGGFSR, from the coding sequence ATGGCAAACAACAACAACTCAAATCAGTTATTAGTTCCTGGAGTAGAACAAGCTCTTAACCAAATGAAGTACGAAATCGCTACAGAATTTGGTGTTAATCTTGGAGCAGACACAACATCTCGCGCTAACGGTTCAGTTGGTGGTGAGATCACTAAACGTTTAGTCTCTATGGCTCAACAACAGTTAAGCGGAGGCTTTTCAAGATAA
- a CDS encoding sensor domain-containing diguanylate cyclase — protein sequence MKMRKKDVLAHLKSQFLDILDEENGFLHFENTLKKMLLEIKEILSAQEVLFFFFSDWKEKLLVDGILIEESSLLSELPFNPESYPLHKSSLPKGYIVSNGMDSLGYLAINGYNTELISTKILVEVSKQCGIFIKKVHGLSKMALKEKKYRLLFSVTEKFHSSMDMDSVLEEMILVLKKVYHGFTFALLLSQDSHSKSLPIEGLKYNSENLAAMQSYVTGTVQIEDHLSENCSILYAPLKGKQGVYGVLQITALNTNIFPKNEVEFISLLTNTAGNAFENAQLYQQSKQLIEDLQLINEVSHRLNSKLRITDTVTYMCKQIVTSFEAQEVGFILFSDEQKKVNILEGSTSFFLAEKAELYIQYFNDQLQMEKDALFIGDFKLLNDKQFRSIMAVPMIQTGVMQGFILVMHENPYYFSFESYKLLQSLIHHSTLAFVNSSLKEELERMVITDYLTKLYSRNYLDQKIQQSMKDDGQGTFILIDIDNFKGVNDTFGHQVGDEVIIQVANVMSASIRASDIGARWGGEELAIYLPRITMEKGRDIARRLVERVKQDTNPPVTVSCGISNWNKMQKDTVKDLFVRADQALYVAKNSGKNKVVTQNEMTI from the coding sequence ATGAAAATGAGAAAAAAAGATGTGCTAGCACATTTAAAGAGTCAGTTTCTTGATATTTTAGATGAAGAAAATGGATTTTTACATTTTGAAAATACCCTTAAAAAAATGCTTTTGGAAATAAAAGAAATACTTAGTGCTCAGGAAGTTCTTTTTTTCTTTTTTTCTGATTGGAAGGAAAAATTGCTTGTTGACGGGATTCTGATAGAAGAATCCTCACTTCTATCAGAATTGCCATTCAATCCAGAGTCTTATCCACTCCATAAATCATCACTACCTAAGGGCTATATCGTTAGTAATGGTATGGATTCCTTAGGGTATTTAGCTATTAACGGTTACAATACAGAATTGATTTCAACAAAGATATTAGTGGAAGTTAGCAAACAATGTGGCATTTTTATTAAGAAAGTACATGGACTTTCTAAAATGGCATTAAAAGAAAAAAAATATCGTTTACTTTTTAGTGTAACAGAAAAGTTTCATTCGTCTATGGACATGGACTCAGTTCTTGAAGAAATGATTTTAGTATTAAAAAAGGTTTACCATGGATTTACATTTGCTCTTTTACTTTCTCAGGATAGCCATAGCAAAAGTTTACCTATTGAGGGACTTAAGTATAATAGTGAGAACCTAGCAGCCATGCAATCGTATGTAACGGGAACCGTCCAGATAGAGGATCATTTGTCTGAAAATTGTTCGATTCTTTATGCCCCTTTAAAAGGGAAGCAAGGGGTATATGGCGTCCTTCAAATTACAGCTTTAAATACGAACATTTTCCCAAAAAACGAAGTCGAATTTATTTCATTACTTACTAATACTGCAGGGAATGCTTTTGAAAATGCGCAATTATATCAACAATCAAAGCAATTGATTGAAGATCTACAATTGATTAATGAGGTATCCCACCGATTAAACTCAAAACTTCGAATTACAGATACTGTGACTTATATGTGTAAACAAATAGTAACTTCTTTTGAAGCTCAAGAAGTAGGCTTTATTCTATTTTCAGATGAACAGAAAAAAGTAAATATACTAGAAGGTAGCACTAGCTTCTTCTTAGCAGAAAAGGCAGAACTTTACATACAGTACTTTAATGATCAGCTCCAAATGGAAAAGGATGCCCTTTTTATTGGTGACTTTAAATTATTAAATGATAAACAATTCCGGTCCATCATGGCGGTACCAATGATTCAGACAGGCGTAATGCAAGGTTTTATCCTAGTTATGCACGAAAACCCTTATTATTTCTCCTTTGAATCATATAAATTGTTACAATCGCTTATCCATCATTCGACCTTAGCCTTTGTCAATTCTTCGTTAAAAGAAGAACTTGAGCGAATGGTGATCACTGATTATTTAACAAAACTTTATTCTCGAAATTATTTAGATCAAAAAATCCAACAATCAATGAAGGATGACGGTCAGGGTACATTTATTTTGATTGATATTGATAATTTTAAAGGAGTAAATGATACCTTTGGACATCAAGTGGGCGATGAGGTCATTATTCAGGTAGCAAATGTAATGAGTGCAAGTATTCGGGCTTCTGATATCGGTGCACGATGGGGAGGAGAGGAATTGGCAATCTACCTTCCGAGAATAACGATGGAAAAAGGGCGGGATATTGCGAGAAGGCTTGTAGAACGGGTAAAGCAAGATACCAACCCTCCTGTAACGGTTTCTTGTGGAATCTCGAATTGGAACAAAATGCAAAAGGATACAGTTAAAGATTTATTTGTTAGGGCAGATCAAGCTTTATATGTGGCAAAGAACTCAGGGAAAAATAAAGTTGTCACCCAAAATGAAATGACCATTTAA
- a CDS encoding cysteine desulfurase family protein: MIYFDNSATTKPFNEVINSFVKVSTDYYGNPSSLHQLGGMAQQLLTQARNQIAKLLKAKSTEILFTSGGTESNNLAIKGTALMYRSRGKHIITTEIEHASVYEAMDQLKQLGYIITYLKPDQDGRISVRDVESALREDTILVSVIHVNNEVGTIQPIKEIGALLKDYPKVLFHVDHVQGVCKVPLNFHECGIDLCSISGHKFHGLKGTGALFLRDTLQISPLFSGGGQELKHRSGTENVAGIVAMAKALRLSMDLRAEKLSVMMEIMKRLRDDLQKIDEVTIHSPNEGSAPHILNLSIRGFKGEVFVHSLEEKGIYVSTTSACSSKQAAVSKTLLAMGISAEEAKSAIRISLSFNNTMDEALQAISALKESIKHLGEVMN, from the coding sequence ATGATTTATTTTGATAATAGTGCAACCACAAAACCATTTAACGAAGTGATCAATTCGTTCGTGAAGGTATCGACCGATTATTACGGAAATCCATCCTCCTTGCATCAATTAGGTGGAATGGCACAACAGCTATTAACCCAAGCAAGAAATCAAATAGCAAAGCTTCTGAAGGCGAAATCAACTGAAATTCTTTTTACCTCAGGTGGAACAGAGAGCAACAATTTGGCCATTAAAGGAACTGCCTTGATGTACAGGAGTCGAGGAAAACATATTATTACAACAGAAATTGAGCATGCATCTGTTTATGAAGCGATGGATCAATTAAAACAGTTAGGATATATAATTACCTATTTAAAACCTGATCAAGATGGTAGAATATCGGTCAGAGATGTGGAAAGTGCCCTAAGAGAAGATACCATTCTTGTTTCTGTTATACACGTTAACAACGAGGTGGGAACAATCCAACCTATTAAGGAAATAGGAGCGTTATTAAAGGATTATCCGAAAGTATTGTTTCATGTTGACCATGTTCAAGGTGTGTGTAAGGTGCCGTTGAATTTTCATGAATGTGGAATTGACTTATGCTCAATTTCTGGTCATAAATTTCATGGTTTAAAAGGTACTGGGGCTTTATTTTTGAGAGATACATTGCAAATTTCTCCGCTTTTCTCTGGAGGTGGGCAAGAATTAAAGCACCGAAGTGGTACGGAGAATGTTGCTGGTATCGTGGCAATGGCAAAGGCATTAAGATTATCCATGGATCTGCGTGCTGAAAAATTATCTGTTATGATGGAAATAATGAAACGATTAAGGGATGATCTGCAAAAAATAGATGAGGTAACCATTCATTCTCCAAACGAGGGCTCTGCCCCTCATATTCTCAACCTTTCGATAAGAGGATTTAAAGGTGAAGTGTTTGTTCATTCCTTAGAAGAAAAGGGAATATACGTGTCGACAACAAGTGCTTGTTCCTCCAAACAAGCAGCAGTTAGTAAAACATTGCTTGCTATGGGAATTTCAGCTGAGGAAGCAAAAAGTGCTATACGGATCAGTCTTTCTTTTAACAATACGATGGATGAAGCTTTGCAAGCGATAAGTGCATTAAAAGAGTCAATAAAACATTTAGGTGAGGTTATGAATTAA
- a CDS encoding TIGR04104 family putative zinc finger protein, whose translation MYIYGNIYLWIAKKRWEEFVVPICQNCGTKWSWFSSIKKLLTFRKSMKCNHCGKIQYQSTSSRNTTSLVILFPLITIPIMVLFDLSLISVMLLDITILFLALLVMPLFLKLTDKEEPLW comes from the coding sequence ATGTATATTTATGGTAATATATATTTGTGGATAGCGAAAAAAAGATGGGAGGAATTCGTTGTGCCGATCTGTCAAAACTGTGGAACAAAATGGTCTTGGTTTAGTTCTATAAAGAAATTATTGACGTTTCGTAAAAGTATGAAATGTAATCATTGTGGGAAAATTCAATATCAAAGTACATCTTCGAGAAATACTACATCTTTAGTAATTTTATTTCCCCTTATCACTATACCAATTATGGTATTATTTGATTTATCTCTTATTTCTGTAATGCTCTTGGATATTACCATATTATTTTTAGCTCTATTAGTTATGCCCTTATTTCTGAAATTAACTGATAAAGAAGAACCTTTATGGTAA
- the hisJ gene encoding histidinol-phosphatase HisJ, with translation MRKDGHIHTPYCPHGTKDSFKEYVENAIFLGFDEISFTEHAPLPVGFLDPTPAKDSGMPANKIETYLHDIEMIKKEYCSQIKINSGLEVDFIEGYEEETREFLTIFGPNLDDAILSVHFLKHDNEYDCMDYSPQVFGEMVKKYGSVEAVYKKYYETVMKSVNADLGHYKPKRIGHITLVHKFQKKFPVLSSFESEINELFITIKRNGYELDYNGAGTAKPLCQEPYPPDWVVDKAIAMGIPLIYGSDAHQKKEMGQGRQFMKI, from the coding sequence ATGCGAAAAGATGGACACATTCACACCCCATATTGCCCACATGGAACAAAGGATTCATTTAAGGAATATGTTGAGAATGCAATTTTTTTAGGGTTCGATGAGATTTCCTTCACAGAACATGCTCCTTTGCCAGTTGGATTTCTTGATCCTACCCCCGCCAAAGATAGTGGAATGCCTGCAAATAAAATCGAAACCTATTTACATGATATTGAAATGATAAAAAAGGAATATTGTAGCCAAATAAAGATCAATAGTGGTCTTGAAGTTGATTTTATCGAGGGCTACGAAGAAGAGACCCGGGAATTCCTAACTATTTTTGGTCCGAATTTAGACGACGCTATTTTATCTGTTCATTTTTTAAAACATGATAATGAATATGATTGTATGGATTATAGTCCCCAAGTATTTGGAGAAATGGTCAAAAAATACGGATCAGTTGAAGCGGTTTACAAGAAATATTATGAGACGGTAATGAAATCTGTAAATGCCGACTTAGGACATTATAAACCGAAACGAATTGGACATATTACACTTGTCCACAAATTCCAAAAAAAGTTTCCAGTTCTTAGCAGTTTTGAGAGTGAGATTAATGAACTGTTCATTACGATTAAGAGAAATGGTTATGAATTGGATTATAATGGTGCCGGTACAGCAAAACCGCTTTGCCAAGAACCCTATCCCCCAGACTGGGTTGTAGATAAGGCGATTGCCATGGGGATTCCGCTTATTTATGGTTCAGACGCCCATCAAAAAAAGGAAATGGGACAGGGGCGTCAGTTTATGAAAATATGA
- the refZ gene encoding forespore capture DNA-binding protein RefZ translates to MKKNSKEAIITAAVSLFNANGYDGTSIRDIAREAKINAANISYYFRNKRGLLEYCLTVFFESYMEELEKGYAIIEFGATDCLKKIAENLWTYQCNHTQLTRFVLREMSIDSQVVREILSTYYAKERYIFKAVIEQGVETKEFSPHAFQYLMIQFKGLLSIPFLNTQYLTEVLHVFPHERYFTDKYLQEIYKWIEGIVCSKPEKQKECMLKTS, encoded by the coding sequence ATGAAGAAAAACTCAAAGGAGGCAATTATCACTGCAGCTGTCTCGTTGTTTAATGCAAATGGGTATGATGGAACGTCGATACGGGACATAGCCAGGGAAGCAAAGATTAACGCCGCCAATATTTCTTATTATTTTCGAAATAAGCGTGGTTTATTAGAATACTGTCTTACGGTATTTTTTGAGAGCTACATGGAAGAACTAGAAAAGGGTTATGCCATCATAGAGTTTGGTGCGACAGACTGTTTAAAAAAAATTGCTGAAAACCTTTGGACCTATCAATGTAATCATACCCAACTCACTAGGTTTGTTTTACGTGAAATGTCGATTGATTCACAAGTAGTACGGGAAATTTTATCAACATATTATGCAAAAGAACGATATATATTTAAAGCAGTCATTGAACAGGGCGTTGAAACAAAGGAATTTAGTCCCCACGCTTTTCAATACTTAATGATTCAGTTCAAAGGGCTTCTGTCCATACCTTTTTTAAATACGCAATATTTAACGGAAGTATTGCATGTTTTCCCCCATGAAAGATATTTTACAGATAAATATTTACAGGAAATCTATAAGTGGATTGAAGGAATTGTCTGCTCTAAACCAGAAAAACAAAAAGAATGTATGCTAAAAACATCCTAG
- a CDS encoding TetR/AcrR family transcriptional regulator C-terminal domain-containing protein produces the protein MNTKNANSKLLLVRSLKELVHTKAFSKISVEEIVGNCNLSRQTFYKNFYDKYDLLSSLYETDTKDIFKQYYADKDFVEFTSSIMKYFRNNKTYMKLLFDIDAPNLFLNFWNEYSVTFIIKEIGEKRITTELMVAIYHFCYGSYFVIHKWLIHDLKEPCEEIAYFIVKSMPDILKPYLQISI, from the coding sequence ATGAATACTAAAAATGCTAATTCAAAGCTGCTATTAGTAAGATCACTCAAAGAGTTAGTGCATACAAAAGCATTTTCTAAGATTTCTGTTGAGGAAATAGTGGGAAATTGCAACTTGTCGAGACAGACATTTTATAAGAATTTTTATGATAAATATGACTTATTAAGTTCTTTATATGAAACGGATACAAAAGACATTTTTAAACAGTACTATGCTGATAAAGACTTTGTTGAGTTTACTTCTTCCATTATGAAATACTTTAGAAATAATAAAACTTATATGAAACTATTATTTGATATTGATGCCCCAAATTTATTTTTAAATTTTTGGAATGAATATAGTGTAACTTTTATAATAAAAGAAATAGGGGAAAAAAGAATCACTACTGAGTTGATGGTGGCTATTTATCATTTTTGCTATGGCAGTTATTTTGTAATTCATAAATGGTTAATACATGATTTGAAAGAGCCCTGTGAGGAAATTGCGTATTTCATTGTGAAGAGCATGCCCGATATATTAAAACCATATCTTCAGATATCGATTTAA